From a single Anaerolineae bacterium genomic region:
- a CDS encoding PH domain-containing protein — MSRFKSLLDPVPIDDPTETVQIRKRASLRVRGLGWGGLAVWVLVLTAGWLGRGIITAGATDGVQPIVGGLLLFGLLGLLFWNVYRLLAGWPARYVLQGYRIQRHYLLGAFQTSSSEVRQVRLNNRTLPAEVLGALDLANAESVQPAVLSGIWKAMETGHILLWARGRPTPYLIPFVRHAEAKAAEIRRRLEHLRARGLLAISEEQESPQKPYAFWAGVIPQLFYSSLAAVAVLFLALLWLTLYLVRPQDLLAFTVIWLVLTILTPLVGLPWFLISFLDWWFCVYVVTNKRIILRRGVLALVRQVLPLEDVNSVTAVRVGLGRFLNVGHVQITTAGRSSNLVMEDVADPVSVSNRIQELQELVRRQSTVMELSEINSRLEAVLHLLPPSGPAKQS; from the coding sequence ATGTCCAGGTTCAAGAGCTTGCTGGACCCGGTGCCAATTGATGACCCTACGGAGACCGTCCAGATCCGCAAGCGCGCCAGCCTGCGGGTGCGCGGCCTGGGATGGGGCGGCCTGGCGGTGTGGGTGCTGGTGCTGACGGCCGGCTGGCTCGGTCGAGGCATCATCACGGCCGGCGCGACCGATGGGGTACAGCCCATCGTCGGCGGACTGCTGTTGTTCGGCCTGCTCGGACTGCTGTTCTGGAATGTGTACCGCCTGCTGGCCGGCTGGCCGGCGCGCTACGTCCTGCAGGGCTATCGGATTCAGCGGCATTATCTCCTGGGAGCTTTTCAAACGTCTTCCTCGGAGGTGCGCCAGGTGCGCCTGAACAATCGGACACTGCCGGCGGAGGTGCTGGGGGCACTGGACCTGGCGAACGCGGAATCGGTCCAGCCGGCGGTACTGTCCGGCATCTGGAAGGCGATGGAGACCGGTCACATCCTGCTCTGGGCGCGCGGCCGGCCAACGCCGTACCTGATCCCCTTTGTGCGCCATGCGGAGGCCAAGGCCGCGGAAATCCGCCGCCGGCTGGAGCACCTGCGCGCTCGCGGCCTGTTGGCCATCTCGGAGGAGCAGGAAAGCCCGCAGAAGCCTTACGCCTTCTGGGCCGGCGTTATCCCCCAGCTCTTCTACTCCTCCCTGGCCGCCGTTGCTGTCCTGTTTCTTGCCCTGCTCTGGCTGACCCTGTACCTTGTCCGGCCCCAGGACCTCCTGGCTTTCACCGTCATCTGGCTGGTGCTGACTATTCTGACGCCGCTGGTTGGCCTGCCCTGGTTCCTCATTTCGTTCCTGGATTGGTGGTTCTGCGTGTATGTCGTCACGAATAAGCGCATCATCCTGCGGCGCGGCGTCCTGGCGTTGGTGCGGCAGGTCCTGCCGCTGGAGGATGTCAACTCTGTCACGGCGGTGCGGGTGGGGCTGGGGAGGTTCTTGAACGTGGGACATGTGCAGATCACGACCGCCGGCCGCTCCAGCAACCTGGTGATGGAGGATGTCGCGGACCCGGTCAGCGTCAGTAACCGCATTCAGGAACTGCAGGAGCTGGTGCGCCGGCAGAGCACCGTCATGGAGTTGAGCGAGATCAACAGCCGGCTGGAGGCTGTACTGCATCTCCTGCCCCCCTCTGGGCCGGCGAAACAATCATAA
- the hisS gene encoding histidine--tRNA ligase yields MTIMPHVEPRLPRGMRDIPPQQMILRQYVMGVIEKTFKAYGFEPLETPAVELRSVLMGKYGEDAERLIYDVSHVGGKEQLALRYDLTVPLTRFIAMNPGLRLPFKRYQIAPVWRAERPAKGRYRQFYQCDADIVGTASMLADAEIITLIHDVLSRLGFTNYTIFINHRQLLAALGEYAGVQGEQAGALYRSIDKLDKIGEEGVRQEMLAGGVPAKAADRLLSLLRMEGTNAELLADMRRRLEGLPAAEKGLKELEELIQYLHEFGVPEERYQLAFSMVRGLSYYTGPIYETIVQEPKIGSITGGGRYDDLIGLFTGRSLPVTGTTVGIERIIDVIEELGMYPPSLGRTTAQLLVTIFDESTRPASIQLCQELRRQDIHVELSFEVGKIGSQIRYASQKGIPFVAILGPDEVQAGKVTLRDLDKAEQVTVDRNEVVPLLRQWLAERQHPSDASEGW; encoded by the coding sequence ATGACCATTATGCCGCATGTGGAACCACGCCTGCCCCGCGGCATGCGGGACATCCCCCCTCAGCAGATGATCCTCCGCCAATACGTCATGGGGGTGATCGAGAAGACCTTCAAGGCCTACGGCTTTGAGCCCCTGGAGACGCCGGCGGTGGAACTGCGCTCGGTGCTGATGGGCAAATACGGCGAGGACGCCGAACGCCTCATCTATGACGTCAGCCATGTGGGCGGCAAAGAGCAGCTGGCACTGCGCTATGACCTCACCGTGCCGCTGACCCGCTTCATCGCCATGAATCCGGGACTGCGCCTGCCCTTCAAGCGCTATCAGATTGCGCCGGTGTGGCGGGCGGAGCGGCCGGCCAAAGGCCGCTACCGCCAGTTCTATCAGTGCGACGCCGACATCGTGGGCACCGCCAGCATGCTGGCAGACGCCGAGATCATCACCCTGATCCATGACGTCCTGAGCCGGCTGGGCTTCACCAATTACACCATCTTCATCAATCACCGGCAGTTGCTGGCCGCGCTGGGCGAATATGCCGGCGTGCAGGGTGAGCAAGCCGGCGCCCTGTACCGCTCCATCGACAAGCTGGACAAGATCGGGGAAGAGGGCGTGCGCCAGGAGATGCTCGCCGGCGGGGTGCCGGCGAAAGCCGCTGACCGCCTGCTGTCCCTGCTCCGCATGGAGGGCACCAACGCAGAACTGCTGGCCGACATGCGCCGGCGGCTGGAGGGTCTGCCGGCGGCCGAAAAGGGCCTGAAAGAGCTGGAGGAACTGATCCAGTACCTGCACGAGTTCGGCGTGCCCGAGGAACGCTATCAGCTCGCCTTCTCCATGGTGCGGGGGCTGAGCTATTATACCGGGCCGATCTACGAGACCATCGTCCAGGAACCGAAGATCGGGAGCATCACCGGCGGCGGCCGCTACGACGATCTGATCGGCCTCTTCACCGGCCGCTCCCTGCCGGTCACCGGCACGACGGTGGGCATCGAGCGGATTATTGATGTCATCGAGGAACTGGGCATGTACCCGCCGTCGTTAGGGCGCACCACCGCCCAGCTCCTGGTCACCATCTTCGACGAGTCCACCCGGCCGGCCTCCATCCAGCTCTGCCAGGAACTGCGCCGGCAGGATATCCACGTCGAACTGTCCTTTGAGGTCGGCAAAATCGGCTCCCAAATCCGCTACGCCAGCCAGAAGGGCATCCCCTTCGTTGCTATCCTGGGGCCAGACGAGGTGCAGGCCGGCAAGGTCACCCTGCGGGACCTGGATAAGGCCGAGCAGGTGACGGTCGACCGAAATGAAGTCGTGCCGCTGTTGCGGCAGTGGCTGGCGGAACGCCAGCATCCCTCCGATGCGTCGGAAGGGTGGTGA
- a CDS encoding histidine phosphatase family protein codes for MLLFLIRHGQSQYNLIGEEAGADSPLTSLGWKQAERAGVWLARFGRFDAVYTSPLLRARQTAEGLLRHLDAPAPVVIDALRESEFHLLEVLPQFQHPLDPICGDRFSPLPARYQSFRRQVQSAVQHIIETALASSHEKVLVVSHGGTIGTMVRLLIGCHGISIWTHNCGVHCLGWTDGRWEIRFMNQTYFLDGLDGTRSEQ; via the coding sequence ATGCTGTTATTCCTGATCCGCCATGGACAATCGCAGTACAACCTGATCGGGGAGGAAGCCGGCGCCGACAGCCCGCTCACCTCGCTGGGCTGGAAGCAGGCGGAGCGCGCCGGCGTGTGGCTGGCGCGCTTCGGCCGCTTCGATGCCGTGTACACCAGCCCCCTCCTGCGGGCGCGCCAGACCGCGGAGGGCCTTCTGCGCCACCTGGATGCGCCGGCGCCTGTGGTCATCGACGCCCTGCGCGAATCGGAATTCCATCTGCTGGAGGTCTTGCCGCAGTTCCAGCACCCTCTGGACCCTATCTGCGGAGATCGCTTCTCGCCCCTGCCGGCCCGCTATCAGTCCTTCCGCCGGCAGGTCCAATCCGCCGTCCAGCACATCATCGAAACCGCGCTGGCATCCTCCCATGAAAAGGTGCTGGTGGTATCTCACGGCGGCACCATCGGCACCATGGTGCGTCTGCTCATCGGATGCCACGGCATTTCCATCTGGACGCACAACTGCGGCGTGCACTGCCTGGGCTGGACGGATGGGCGCTGGGAAATTCGCTTTATGAACCAGACATATTTCCTGGACGGCCTGGACGGCACCCGGTCGGAGCAGTAA
- a CDS encoding tetratricopeptide repeat protein: MDWRRRLQTLGMLRDSPARSAGLTRRRLYRPIEEVVPGQIIETPAGPCFVSEQRFTADRPHGRWPLGDLFHRSPEILARLLDPPEQTPALDPRQIVFLDTETTGLAGGTGTYAFLVGIGFFPDDQTFIIRQYFMRDYDEEPAQMSALIEALEPFGALGSFNGRSFDIPILETRLALQRLPSRLSRLPHMDLLRPARRVWRRVLMSCALSSLEQAVLAVRRAGTDVPSWMIPSLYFEYLQTGEATPLAGVFYHNQQDILSMVTLANHLCRLLENPAEAGRHPLELAGLARWHESHGDLDRAITLYREALAHPLSPEERSRLLRRLSALLRRAHRHEEALGLWQALMAAGEVEQAVEILVDLAKYHEWQRRDIPRALEFTEQAIATAAGLRPSPARALMLEGLERRRERLLRKLRPAPRRQDVGHL; this comes from the coding sequence ATGGACTGGCGCAGACGTCTGCAAACCCTGGGAATGCTACGGGACAGCCCGGCGCGCAGTGCCGGCCTGACCCGCCGCCGGCTCTATCGCCCCATCGAGGAAGTCGTCCCCGGCCAAATTATCGAGACGCCGGCCGGCCCCTGTTTCGTCTCCGAACAGCGCTTCACCGCCGACAGGCCGCACGGCCGCTGGCCCCTGGGCGACCTGTTCCACCGCTCCCCCGAAATCCTGGCCCGCCTGCTGGATCCTCCCGAACAAACGCCGGCCCTGGACCCGCGCCAGATCGTCTTCCTGGACACGGAAACGACCGGGTTGGCCGGTGGCACCGGCACCTACGCCTTCCTGGTAGGCATCGGATTCTTCCCCGATGACCAGACCTTCATCATCCGGCAGTATTTCATGCGGGATTACGACGAGGAACCGGCGCAGATGAGCGCCCTGATCGAGGCGCTGGAGCCGTTCGGCGCCCTCGGGAGCTTCAACGGCCGCTCCTTCGATATCCCCATCCTGGAGACACGGCTGGCGCTCCAGCGCCTGCCCAGCCGGCTCTCCCGCCTGCCGCACATGGACCTCCTGCGGCCGGCACGGCGGGTCTGGCGCCGTGTGCTGATGTCCTGCGCCCTCTCATCCCTGGAACAGGCCGTCCTGGCGGTGCGCCGCGCCGGCACCGATGTGCCGAGCTGGATGATCCCAAGCCTGTATTTCGAGTATCTGCAGACCGGCGAGGCGACCCCGCTGGCCGGCGTCTTCTACCATAACCAGCAGGACATCCTCTCCATGGTCACCCTGGCGAATCATCTGTGCCGCCTGCTGGAAAACCCGGCGGAGGCCGGCCGGCACCCCCTGGAGCTGGCCGGCCTTGCCCGCTGGCACGAATCCCACGGAGACCTGGATCGCGCCATCACGCTGTACCGTGAGGCACTGGCCCACCCCCTCTCGCCAGAGGAACGATCGCGGCTTCTCCGCCGGCTCTCGGCGCTCCTGAGGCGCGCCCACCGCCACGAGGAGGCGTTGGGGCTGTGGCAGGCACTGATGGCCGCCGGCGAGGTCGAGCAAGCGGTGGAAATCCTGGTGGACCTCGCCAAATACCATGAATGGCAGAGGCGCGACATCCCTCGCGCCCTGGAATTCACGGAACAAGCCATCGCCACCGCGGCCGGCCTGCGCCCCTCGCCGGCGCGAGCGCTCATGCTGGAGGGGCTGGAGCGCCGGCGCGAACGCCTTCTGCGCAAACTGCGTCCCGCCCCCCGCCGGCAGGATGTGGGCCACCTTTGA
- a CDS encoding phosphotransacetylase family protein — MVAIYVTSAETFAGKSAVCVGLAMRFSQDGIRFGYMKPVSRAARSIAGQTTDPDVAFIKETFSLPEPHELLNPVALTPQFEEAILRGEVQMDFAGRIQEAYHQLAQGREVMLLEAGTNLREGFLIGLPAYRLADILGAHELVVARYADNLLDDVLAAREILGDTMLGVVINAVPRPYLGHVSDVLQPYLERHRVPVLGILPEDQLLQSLDVRELAEVVEGRVLCCEDALDQLVEHFMIGAMSVDSALAYFRLKPNKAVITGGDRADIQLAALETSTRCLVLTGNLYPSTVILERAKHVGVPIVLSKYDTMSTVARIYQYFGRTRFHQRKKLARFMELMQERFDFARLYALAGLQKPA; from the coding sequence GTGGTCGCAATTTATGTCACATCCGCCGAGACCTTCGCCGGCAAAAGCGCCGTATGCGTCGGCCTGGCCATGCGCTTTTCCCAGGACGGCATCCGCTTCGGCTACATGAAGCCGGTGAGCCGCGCCGCGCGGTCCATCGCCGGCCAAACCACCGACCCCGACGTGGCCTTCATCAAGGAAACCTTCTCCCTGCCCGAGCCACATGAACTGCTGAACCCGGTTGCCCTCACCCCACAGTTTGAGGAAGCCATCCTGCGGGGCGAGGTGCAGATGGATTTTGCCGGCCGCATCCAGGAGGCCTATCATCAACTGGCGCAGGGGCGCGAGGTGATGCTGTTGGAAGCCGGCACCAACCTGCGCGAGGGCTTTCTGATTGGCCTGCCGGCGTACCGCCTCGCCGATATCCTCGGAGCACACGAGCTGGTCGTCGCCCGCTACGCCGATAACCTCCTCGACGACGTTCTGGCCGCCCGGGAAATCCTCGGCGATACCATGCTGGGCGTGGTCATCAACGCCGTGCCGCGCCCCTATCTGGGACACGTCTCGGATGTGCTCCAGCCCTACCTTGAACGCCATCGCGTCCCGGTCCTGGGCATCCTGCCCGAGGACCAGCTCCTGCAGTCCCTGGATGTCCGCGAGCTGGCCGAAGTGGTAGAAGGGCGTGTGCTGTGCTGTGAGGATGCCCTGGATCAGCTCGTCGAGCATTTCATGATCGGCGCCATGAGCGTGGATTCCGCCCTGGCGTACTTCCGCCTCAAGCCCAACAAGGCGGTCATCACCGGCGGCGACCGCGCCGATATCCAGCTCGCGGCGCTGGAGACCTCCACCCGCTGTCTGGTGCTGACCGGCAACCTGTATCCCAGCACCGTGATCCTGGAGCGAGCAAAGCATGTGGGCGTACCCATTGTGCTGTCCAAATACGACACCATGTCCACGGTTGCCCGCATCTATCAGTATTTCGGCAGGACCCGCTTCCATCAGCGCAAGAAGCTGGCACGCTTTATGGAGTTGATGCAGGAGCGGTTTGACTTCGCGCGCTTGTACGCGCTGGCCGGCCTCCAGAAGCCGGCATGA